GCAGGGTGATCTTGGGCTGGTAGTGCACCGAGACGTGCCCGTCTTCGAGGGACTGCCGGAACTGGGTGACCATCTGGAACCGGCGGAGGAAGATCTGTCCCATGCTCGGCACGTAGCCGCGGACTTCTTCGCCGCCGCGGGTGGCGCGCACCGCCACGTCGGCCCGCTGCAGCATGCCGTCCACGTCCACCTCGCCCGCGTCGTTCGCGGAGCCGGCGTAGCCGATCATCGCGTTCGCCTCGACGGAGAGCCGGTCCACCGGGTACGGCTCGGACAGCTCCACCCGCAGCCGTTCGGCGACCTGGTGTGCTTCCTCGGTCGTGCTGCTCACCAGCAGCGCGGCGAACGAGGCGCCTTCGAGCCGGGCGAGCGGTACGTCCGGGCCGAGTGCGTCGCGGATGCGGCGGCCGGCGGCGATCACCATCCGGTCCGCCCAGGAGTAGCCGAGGGCGTCGCTGACCGTGGAGAACACGTCGAGGTCGATGCGCAGCACGACGACCTCGGCGGAGTCCCGCAACGGGTCCCTGGCCAGCTGCTGGAAGCCCGGCCGGTTCAGGTGGCCGGTGAGCGGGTCGTGGTAGGCGTCGTGCCGGAGGGTGGCCAGCAGCCGCCGGTTGTCCAGCGACGTCGCGAGGTGGCTGGCCATCGTGCCGAGCAGCTGCACGTCGTACTTGCCGAACCCGCGCCAGCGTGAGAGCCGGTCGTGTGCCTCGGCGATCCCCAGCAGCTGGTTCGCGCTGCGCAACGGGACCACGAGCGCTTCCTGCGCACCACGGGCGAGCAGCGAAGCACGGACGTCCGGGTTCGCCTCGGTGATGCGGAAGTGCCGGACGTGCGCGCCGGGCAGGCGCAGCAGCGGATCGTCGGAATTCGGGTCGGGCTGCGGCAGCTCGTCGCCCGCGACGACCACGCGCATCGGGTCGTCGGCCTCCAGCCGCAGCCGCAGCACTACCCGGCCGGCCGCGAGCTGATCCTTGATCCGCTCCGCGATCGTGGCCCATTCCCGCACGTCAACGCCTCCGACGAGGTCTTCGCCCCGGGTCGCCGGGCGGGCCGCGGCCTGCTGCCCGGACCGCGCGACCATCAGGCTCACGTCCGAGAGCGCCTCCATGTCGCGCTGCTCGCGCAGCAGATCGGAATAGGCCCAGTACAGCGCGGTCAGCCCGAGGAACACGGCCAGCACCAGCGGCCAGGCCTGCGGGGTGTTCGAGATGACGAGGTAGCCGGACAGGCCGACCGAGGCGTTCACGAAGCCGACGACGAGGATGCGGCCGGTCAGCCGGATCGCGGTGCTGACCCGCATCCGGCGGCGCAGCACGCGGACCGCGGCCAGCGCGAGCAGCGTGCTGATCAGCGGCGCGGTGAGCGTGCCGGCCAGCGCGGCGACCCAGGGGATCCCGGTCGCGCCCATCGCGTGCGCGACCAGCCCGGCCACCGCGAACGCCCCGGTGATCTCGAGCAGGAACGCGCCCGCGTTGTAAAGCACCCGGCCGGCCACCTTGCGGGCCAGCAGGGTGCCGATCCCGGCGACCAGGTGCGCGGCGAGCACGACCTCGAACGGCGCCACGAAGAAACCGATTACCAACGGTATTTCGGTGAACGAGATGGTCCACGAGATCCCGCTGCGCACGTCTACGTTGATGCCGAGCTGCTCGGCGAGCAGGAAGGCCAGCGCGAGCACCGGGCCGATCCACCACAGGTTGCCCGAACCGTGGAAGGGTAGCCAGGTCCCGACCGCGAACGCGGCGAGCACGCCCAGGGTCAGTACCACGAAGGTATAGCGGCGGAACCGGCTCTCGTCGGTGCGGGGCTCGGCGGGCGCGATGCCCTCCTTGCTCTTCGCTCCGGGTGCGGCACCGGGGTGGGCGTTGCGGTCCGGCATCCGACCTTCCTTCCCGGCAGCCCGGTCGCGCTCGGCAGTGCTCGTCAGTGACGTCAGGTGTGGACGAGAGCCGCACCTTACCCCGTAGGGCGTACCTGCGTCCCTTTCGAGACAGTAGGAGATCACCCCACGGTTAACAATGGGCGTCCGCTGCTGACCTGCAGGGACCAAGGAGTGAAATTGCCCGTTCGGGCTGATCTGCCGAGGTGGGGTGTGTTCCGGGGTCCGGACGGCGCGGGCGCGGATCACAATGAGGGTATGCACAACGACGTGACAGCCACCGGCCATGCCGCGCGCATCGCCACGGTGGACGCACTGCTGCCCGCGCCACTCCCGTTCCGCGTGCACGGCGACGACACCCTGCTCACCGCCGAGGCCGGCGAAACCACCGCGGCCGGCCTGGCCACCTGCACCGAGGTGGGGCCGGACAGTCCGCAGTCGATCTGGCGGGCTCGCGTCGAGCACCGGCTCGAAGTGCAGCTCGCCGGGCCGGATCCGGCGGCCGGACTGGACGCCTTGCTCACCCGATGGGATGAACACCTGCACTCCCTCGCCCAGGTGGGGGATGCCGAGTGCGCGGCCGTGCTCTCGCGGCCGAGCCGGGACACCGCGGGCACCACCGAACTGCTGCGGCACGGCTTCGCCCCGGTCGGCGTGATCGCGGTCCGCCCGGCCGCGCGGATGGCCGCGCCCGGCCCGGCCACCACCCCCGGCGTCTGCATCCGGCACGCCACCCCGGACGACCTCGGCACCGCGATGCGCCTGATGCTGGAGCTGCAGCGCTACGACGCGCAGTTCGGCAAGGTCACCGTGCGCCCGGGGATCGAGGAGCTGCTGGAGAAGGAGCTGCTGCGGCAGCTCGAACGTCCCGAGCCGCAGTTGTGGATCGCCGAGCTCTACGGCCGGCCGCTCGGCATGGTGCTGCTGCAGATGCCGGAC
This Amycolatopsis sulphurea DNA region includes the following protein-coding sequences:
- a CDS encoding GNAT family N-acetyltransferase is translated as MHNDVTATGHAARIATVDALLPAPLPFRVHGDDTLLTAEAGETTAAGLATCTEVGPDSPQSIWRARVEHRLEVQLAGPDPAAGLDALLTRWDEHLHSLAQVGDAECAAVLSRPSRDTAGTTELLRHGFAPVGVIAVRPAARMAAPGPATTPGVCIRHATPDDLGTAMRLMLELQRYDAQFGKVTVRPGIEELLEKELLRQLERPEPQLWIAELYGRPLGMVLLQMPDETGWIGHRVAASRIGYLSSLAVSEAARSAGVGSALAAHAHQVFDEAGADVVLLHTAVANPRSTPFWYAQGYRPLWTGWQRRPAAR
- a CDS encoding putative bifunctional diguanylate cyclase/phosphodiesterase, which translates into the protein MPDRNAHPGAAPGAKSKEGIAPAEPRTDESRFRRYTFVVLTLGVLAAFAVGTWLPFHGSGNLWWIGPVLALAFLLAEQLGINVDVRSGISWTISFTEIPLVIGFFVAPFEVVLAAHLVAGIGTLLARKVAGRVLYNAGAFLLEITGAFAVAGLVAHAMGATGIPWVAALAGTLTAPLISTLLALAAVRVLRRRMRVSTAIRLTGRILVVGFVNASVGLSGYLVISNTPQAWPLVLAVFLGLTALYWAYSDLLREQRDMEALSDVSLMVARSGQQAAARPATRGEDLVGGVDVREWATIAERIKDQLAAGRVVLRLRLEADDPMRVVVAGDELPQPDPNSDDPLLRLPGAHVRHFRITEANPDVRASLLARGAQEALVVPLRSANQLLGIAEAHDRLSRWRGFGKYDVQLLGTMASHLATSLDNRRLLATLRHDAYHDPLTGHLNRPGFQQLARDPLRDSAEVVVLRIDLDVFSTVSDALGYSWADRMVIAAGRRIRDALGPDVPLARLEGASFAALLVSSTTEEAHQVAERLRVELSEPYPVDRLSVEANAMIGYAGSANDAGEVDVDGMLQRADVAVRATRGGEEVRGYVPSMGQIFLRRFQMVTQFRQSLEDGHVSVHYQPKITLPNRQVAGVEALVRWVHPEFGRLGPDEFVPAIEAAGLIGVLTSFVLEESLKRVRKWLDEGLRISAAVNLSVRNLADEDFPAKVERELARFGVPPELLTFELTESGVMSDPQKALPILRELHSLGIELAVDDFGTGYSSLAYLRQLPVDQVKIDKSFVLGMGTDLGDLAVVRSIVELGHSLGLTVVAEGVEEDVARDQLEAMGCDVAQGYLISRPLPEDRLEAWLQARTARSPGRHSETVLTLLT